TTCGTTCGGCATTGGCCGTGGCTGCAGGTACTTATATGGATGATAATCTTGAGTCAGAGGACGCAGTTTGGGGGCAAGTATTTGAGGCATCTTTAGGTGTGAAGCTTATTAAAGAAAAACAACTCTGGCTTGATGCAGGAATATTCCCTTCGCATATTGGATTTGAATCTGCTATTGGTGCTGACCAATTAACACTTACAAGAAGTATGATGGCAGATAACTCGCCTTATTATGAATCAGGATTGAAACTGTCTTTTACTTCCTTGAATGAGAAATGGTATTTAGCAGTTCTATGTGTGAATGGATGGCAAAGAAGCATCCGATTTGGGGAAGGATTTAATCCTGCTTTTGGGCATCAGATTTCTTATAAGCCTACGACTTCACTTATGCTGAACAGTAGCTCTTTTATAGGAGATGATCGATATATTTTATTTAAGCGTAAGCGGTATTTTCATAATTTTTATGCTAATTGGAAGATCAATGATCGGTGGTCTTTGACAGGAGGATTTGATATCGGATGGGAGGAAAAACTAAATGACCCTTCTCGAATGGATACCTGGTATACT
Above is a genomic segment from Sediminibacterium sp. KACHI17 containing:
- a CDS encoding porin, coding for MYRLLSIILLFSLTVQAQEDSVKSKFTWGAYAEAFYSYNFNRPPTEQKLPFLYSYNRYQQLSMNLLMGRMSYQSKRFRSALAVAAGTYMDDNLESEDAVWGQVFEASLGVKLIKEKQLWLDAGIFPSHIGFESAIGADQLTLTRSMMADNSPYYESGLKLSFTSLNEKWYLAVLCVNGWQRSIRFGEGFNPAFGHQISYKPTTSLMLNSSSFIGDDRYILFKRKRYFHNFYANWKINDRWSLTGGFDIGWEEKLNDPSRMDTWYTPVAIVGFNVSDRHRIAGRVEYYRDVNGVIIDYPQPTGFQTAGYSVNYDYWISKRSCFRIEARKFSSAQPIFIASNGVVSNNSFLTTSLSIRL